DNA from Actinomycetota bacterium:
AGAATAATCCATGGCTGCCTGTTTGGTAAGGCCTATAACCCCATGCTTGGCTGCTACATACACTGGAGTGCCGGGCTGAGGCCTGATTCCGCTAACTGAGGAGGTATTAACTATGGAACCGCCGGTTCCTTGTTTAAGCATTTGCCTGATTTCATATTTTAGGCAAAGGGCTACCCCTTTTAGGTCAACCGCTATCAAAGCGTCAAATTCCTGCTCGTCCATATCAGCCAGAGGTTTATCGTCTGGGGTTCGGGCTGCATTGTTAATTGCTCCATCTAAACGCCCATAAGTATCCACAGCAAATTTTACCATGGCTTCCACATCTTTTCCTTTAGACACATCGGCTTTAACAAAAGCCGCTTCGCCCCCTTCATCTATAATTTTTTGGGTTTGTTTACGGCCTTCTTCTTCATTAAAGTCAGCAATCACTATTTTGCCCCCAGCTTTAGCCATCAGCTCTGCCGTGGCTGCACCCATTCCCATAGCAGCACCGGTAATGATAACTACTTTTCCATTAAGCTCAATCATGGCCACAACCGCCTTCCTAATAATAATTATTACAATAACCTATAAATTATTATTTCATAACCGGTTTAAAGTGTCTAACTGGTCAAAATAATAAGTTTTAATTTTCCTACCATTCCTTTTTTCATAACAGGGATGTTTTTGCGATTAGCGGTTACTTGATATTCAAGTTTCTA
Protein-coding regions in this window:
- a CDS encoding SDR family oxidoreductase, translated to MIELNGKVVIITGAAMGMGAATAELMAKAGGKIVIADFNEEEGRKQTQKIIDEGGEAAFVKADVSKGKDVEAMVKFAVDTYGRLDGAINNAARTPDDKPLADMDEQEFDALIAVDLKGVALCLKYEIRQMLKQGTGGSIVNTSSVSGIRPQPGTPVYVAAKHGVIGLTKQAAMDYSPQGIRINSVAPGAIDTPMLRGALEQFGFDPDEYAKKLSMLGRFASADEVAEANLWLISDLSSYVTGAVYSVDGGYTAM